In Bacteroidota bacterium, the following proteins share a genomic window:
- the thyA gene encoding thymidylate synthase encodes MKQYHDLLRHILNTGVWKDDRTGVGTHSVFGYQMRFNLEDGFPLLTTKKLFTKAIIQELLWFLKGDKNIQYLCQNGVRIWNDWPYEKYKKSTEFGGEDIKTFAQRVATEDDFAKKWGDLGPVYGYQWRSWPAPDGKSVDQISTLIEQIKKNPNSRRLIVSAWNVPYIEEMALPPCHTMFQFYVLDGKLSCQLYQRSADVFLGVPFNIASYALLTMMVAQVCGLGLGDFVHTFGDVHLYSNHIEQAKLQLTRDLRPLPKMIIHPEVTDIFSFKYEDFKLMDYNPHPHIAAEVAV; translated from the coding sequence ATGAAACAGTATCACGATTTACTCCGCCATATTCTAAATACGGGAGTTTGGAAAGACGACCGGACGGGCGTAGGGACGCATAGTGTTTTTGGTTATCAGATGCGGTTCAACCTCGAAGATGGATTCCCTCTGCTCACCACCAAGAAACTCTTTACCAAAGCCATCATACAAGAATTGCTCTGGTTCCTAAAAGGCGATAAGAACATTCAATATCTCTGTCAAAACGGTGTGCGTATTTGGAACGATTGGCCTTACGAGAAGTATAAAAAGAGTACTGAATTTGGCGGAGAAGACATCAAAACATTTGCGCAGCGAGTAGCCACCGAAGATGACTTTGCGAAAAAATGGGGCGACTTGGGGCCAGTCTATGGCTATCAATGGAGAAGTTGGCCGGCACCCGACGGAAAATCGGTAGATCAGATCAGCACCCTAATAGAACAAATAAAAAAGAACCCCAACTCTCGCAGGCTGATTGTCAGCGCGTGGAATGTTCCTTATATAGAAGAGATGGCCCTGCCGCCCTGCCATACCATGTTTCAGTTTTATGTGCTGGACGGAAAACTCAGTTGTCAGCTTTATCAGCGCAGCGCCGATGTTTTTCTCGGTGTGCCCTTCAATATCGCTTCCTATGCCCTCCTCACCATGATGGTCGCGCAGGTATGTGGTCTTGGTTTGGGTGATTTCGTGCATACCTTCGGTGATGTACATTTATATTCTAACCATATAGAACAGGCGAAACTTCAATTGACTCGCGATTTACGACCCCTGCCCAAGATGATTATTCATCCGGAGGTAACCGACATCTTTAGCTTTAAGTACGAAGATTTTAAACTGATGGACTATAACCCACACCCTCATATTGCCGCCGAAGTGGCTGTTTAA
- a CDS encoding transcriptional regulator: MPQTKKYTERRKILNQLFRSRYYTLDELIERVREHISDSVSKKTIQDMIKYMRAEGAPIKNVRGRGYIYEPKGYNIEDVKVTSSSVEKIKLAASILKQVPGLDIHEELNEVFKKLDMRDEMEHDETIIQFDTRPNYEGAKFMVDILEATKGRTVISFDYQPFKYDSPKNVVVHPYLLKEYNNRWFLLGLPEELRKKQRYEFQQFALERIKSKIKAEAKIEHYQHHDFDPVELYKNIYGMSTPQGAEVERVVLGFSPMRAKYVATNPLHHTQQMAKNAENTFEFHLIPNNELEGLILSYGKDVEVLEPKNLRTKIAALITAAGKHYL, encoded by the coding sequence ATGCCCCAAACCAAAAAATATACCGAGCGGAGAAAAATTCTGAATCAGCTTTTCAGAAGCCGCTACTACACCCTTGATGAATTGATTGAACGGGTGAGGGAGCATATTAGCGATAGTGTCAGCAAGAAAACCATCCAGGACATGATAAAATATATGCGCGCCGAAGGTGCGCCTATTAAAAATGTCCGGGGCAGAGGTTACATCTATGAACCAAAGGGCTATAATATTGAAGACGTGAAGGTGACCTCTTCATCGGTGGAGAAAATAAAGCTGGCGGCTTCTATCCTGAAACAGGTGCCCGGACTCGACATCCATGAGGAATTGAATGAGGTTTTCAAAAAGCTGGATATGCGGGACGAAATGGAGCATGATGAAACCATCATCCAGTTTGACACGCGTCCAAATTATGAAGGCGCTAAATTCATGGTAGATATTCTTGAAGCTACTAAGGGTAGAACCGTTATCAGTTTTGATTACCAACCCTTTAAATATGATTCACCTAAAAATGTAGTAGTGCATCCATATTTGCTCAAAGAATATAACAACCGCTGGTTTCTCCTTGGCCTGCCTGAAGAATTGCGAAAAAAGCAGCGTTATGAGTTTCAGCAATTTGCCCTGGAGCGAATCAAAAGCAAAATAAAGGCAGAAGCGAAAATTGAACATTACCAGCATCACGACTTTGATCCGGTTGAGCTATACAAGAATATTTATGGTATGAGTACCCCGCAGGGCGCCGAAGTAGAAAGGGTGGTTTTAGGTTTTTCACCTATGAGGGCGAAGTATGTAGCCACCAATCCATTACACCATACACAACAAATGGCAAAAAACGCGGAAAACACTTTTGAATTTCATTTAATACCGAACAATGAACTGGAGGGGCTTATACTTTCTTATGGGAAGGATGTCGAAGTTTTGGAGCCAAAAAATTTAAGAACTAAA
- a CDS encoding AAA family ATPase, whose translation MQIVCIRCRVICIVNIESTLQNNENAITILDHLHFASPTTEQKNALQGMAEFSKMENTDDFMILCGAAGTGKTSIVSAFIGYLNQQDIAYQIAAPTGRAARILGRKSKTVSNTIHSMIYTAKTNKKTGVVNWVLKQNLSSKETIYIIDEASMVPSIADNNELSLFRNETSLLDGIVAFVKNGHKNNKVLFLGDRYQLPPVHEEESRALCGEYLNATYGWKGKTNLLTEVKRQEDGSQIMTNAIRTRKGIDEGKAAVKLDGHRFSSFANVADDYVHGFLNKGSEHAISIGATHRMNEVFNKVVREKLFGKRALLLEPGDLMMVTTNWSRNSHHLFNGDHVTVKEFFPKLIEEVVGLHFMPVKILFKNLEGNEEEIEDYLLVESITAKNGQLDEAVENRLRNERFIKNPQFSECGFASDDRYVGALRLNYGYSITCHKAQGGEWEKVYFNTFSIPSLRFQYTAVTRAKSVLQFY comes from the coding sequence ATGCAAATAGTTTGCATTCGGTGTCGCGTTATTTGCATCGTAAATATAGAATCAACATTACAAAACAATGAAAACGCTATCACCATTCTTGACCATCTGCACTTTGCAAGCCCCACCACAGAGCAAAAAAACGCTTTGCAGGGCATGGCGGAGTTTTCAAAAATGGAAAACACCGACGACTTTATGATTCTGTGTGGTGCGGCTGGCACCGGGAAGACCTCTATCGTCAGCGCCTTTATCGGCTACCTGAACCAACAGGATATTGCGTACCAGATAGCCGCGCCCACCGGACGGGCTGCCCGCATCCTGGGCCGGAAGAGCAAAACCGTGAGCAATACCATTCACTCCATGATTTACACGGCTAAAACCAATAAGAAAACAGGGGTAGTCAATTGGGTATTGAAACAGAACCTGAGTTCAAAGGAAACGATATACATCATTGATGAGGCTTCGATGGTGCCAAGCATCGCGGATAACAATGAGTTATCGCTTTTTAGAAATGAAACATCATTGCTGGATGGCATAGTGGCTTTTGTAAAGAACGGACACAAAAACAATAAGGTGCTGTTCCTGGGCGACCGATACCAATTGCCGCCAGTTCATGAGGAAGAGTCAAGGGCGCTTTGTGGCGAGTACCTGAACGCTACTTATGGATGGAAGGGCAAAACCAACCTGTTGACAGAAGTAAAGCGTCAGGAAGATGGCAGCCAGATAATGACGAACGCTATCCGCACCCGTAAGGGAATAGATGAAGGAAAGGCAGCCGTAAAACTGGATGGGCATCGCTTCTCAAGCTTTGCGAATGTGGCGGACGATTATGTTCATGGGTTTCTGAACAAGGGAAGCGAACATGCCATTTCAATCGGCGCTACACATCGCATGAATGAAGTCTTTAACAAGGTGGTACGCGAAAAACTGTTTGGAAAAAGGGCGCTATTATTAGAGCCGGGCGATTTGATGATGGTCACCACCAATTGGTCACGCAACTCGCATCACCTTTTTAACGGCGACCATGTAACGGTTAAAGAATTCTTCCCGAAACTGATTGAAGAAGTGGTAGGCTTGCATTTTATGCCTGTCAAAATTCTATTCAAAAACTTGGAGGGAAATGAGGAGGAGATTGAAGACTATTTATTGGTGGAAAGCATCACCGCTAAAAACGGGCAATTGGATGAGGCCGTTGAGAACCGCCTCAGAAATGAGCGGTTCATCAAGAATCCCCAATTTTCCGAATGCGGATTTGCGTCGGACGACCGCTACGTGGGAGCACTGCGCCTTAATTACGGATACTCTATCACCTGCCACAAGGCGCAGGGTGGGGAGTGGGAGAAAGTTTATTTCAATACTTTTAGTATTCCCTCTCTACGGTTTCAATATACCGCTGTGACGAGGGCAAAAAGTGTTTTGCAGTTTTATTAA
- a CDS encoding SPASM domain-containing protein: MLKLTDSISFISKLSPGKVFNASSVISSYYLAKWMKRPIQWGMPFNVSIEPTTNCNLGCPECPSGLKSFTRPTGNLDYDFYKRTLDEIGDKLIYLYFYFQGEPYMHPHFLDLVKSASEKNIYTVTSTNAHFLTERKAKETIESGLDRILISIDGTTQETYEQYRIGGSLQKVIDGTKALVKAKREMKSKTPHIVFQFLVVKPNEHQIEEVKKLAKEIGVDDVKLKTAQVYDYEKGNELIPTIEKYSRYKKAGDGSYKIKNELLNHCWKLWHSCVITWDGRIVPCCFDKDAQHQLGDLNTKTFSEIWRSDLYRSFRSRILQSRKEIDICTNCSEGTRVWA, from the coding sequence ATATTGAAGCTCACCGATTCCATTTCATTCATTTCCAAGCTCAGTCCCGGCAAGGTTTTCAATGCCTCTTCCGTCATTAGCTCCTACTATTTAGCCAAATGGATGAAGCGACCTATACAATGGGGGATGCCATTCAATGTTTCCATAGAACCAACCACGAATTGCAATCTCGGCTGCCCCGAATGTCCCAGCGGACTGAAATCTTTTACCCGCCCCACAGGAAATCTCGATTACGATTTTTATAAAAGAACCTTAGATGAAATCGGCGATAAACTGATTTATCTCTATTTCTATTTTCAGGGAGAGCCGTATATGCACCCCCACTTTCTTGATCTGGTGAAGTCGGCATCAGAAAAGAACATTTATACTGTCACTTCTACCAACGCTCATTTTCTAACGGAACGAAAAGCAAAAGAAACGATTGAATCCGGCTTGGACCGCATACTGATTTCTATTGACGGCACCACACAGGAAACCTATGAACAATACCGAATTGGCGGTAGCCTTCAAAAAGTAATAGACGGAACCAAAGCGCTGGTGAAAGCCAAACGGGAAATGAAATCAAAAACACCTCATATTGTGTTTCAGTTTCTCGTAGTCAAGCCGAATGAACATCAGATTGAGGAGGTGAAGAAACTTGCCAAGGAGATAGGTGTAGATGACGTGAAACTCAAAACTGCTCAGGTGTATGATTATGAAAAGGGGAATGAACTCATCCCGACGATTGAAAAATATTCCCGTTATAAAAAAGCAGGGGACGGCTCCTATAAAATAAAGAATGAATTGCTGAATCACTGCTGGAAGCTATGGCATAGTTGCGTCATCACCTGGGATGGCCGCATCGTTCCTTGTTGCTTCGACAAAGATGCGCAGCATCAACTGGGAGATTTGAATACGAAAACCTTTTCCGAAATCTGGCGCAGCGATTTGTATCGCTCCTTCCGTTCCCGTATTCTTCAATCCAGAAAGGAAATAGATATCTGTACTAATTGCAGCGAAGGTACGCGGGTGTGGGCTTAA